The segment TTCTGTGCCCGAACCAGTTCTTGCATCTCGTTCCGTGCTTTGCGGTAGTCCGGGTAAGCGGCTTTCTTCTTGGTCAGCAGTTCTGAGAACTCCGCATCCAACTCCTTGACTTTCGGCAATTTTTGCAGCCCGGCTTCGTCAAAGGCAGCTTTCGCCGCCTTGTGCAGAGTGATTTCCTCCCGATGGGCTTCCAGAAATGCTTTGCTGTACCCGGCTTTCCGATAAAAAAGACCCAATCGGGTCTTACGTTACGGTCAGCGCTCGTTGCGGCGCTGCTGCTTTTTCTGCCACGCATCCAGAAGCTGGATGATCTTCTCCTCCATCTGTTTGGGCGTGTAACTGCGGGGGAAATACTTCCGCAGGGTCTCATTTTTGATGGTCACGGTGTCTTTCTCGCTCTTTTTCTCCTGTCCCATCACATCAAAGGCTTTTTCGTAGCTGAACTCTCCCTGCTGTGCCATCTTTTTCAGTTGCTGCGCCTGCGATAAGGACGGCGCATTCTGGGTGTCCTGCATGGCTTCTAAAAAATCCCGCTGTTGGCTTTCGTCCAGATAGGACAGCTCCACAGCGGGATTGAAGGAGATTTTCTTTTCGTCTACCATGTCCAGCAGTTCCGGGATAAGGTTGGTCAGGCGGATGAACCGCTGGACTTGATTGCGGCTTTCACCTAAATCCTGTGCCACTTTTTCATCCGCTCGTAACTTCGTCCCAATTTGGGACGAAGTTAAATCCGACCTAGCACCTTGATTTTTTAGAGCTTCCAGCTTCATTTTGTAGGCGAACGCCCTCTCGCTGGGCAAGATGGTTTCACGCTGGAGATTGCTGTCCACCATGAGCAAAACTGCGGCATCATCATCCATATTGCGGACGATGACTGGCAACGTTTCTAGCCCGGCAAGTTTAGCCGCATACTGACGGCGGTGCCCGGAGATGATCTCGTAGCCGTCACCATCCGGGCGGGGACGGGCAATCAGCGGAGCCAGCACACCGTACTGTGCAATACTCTCCACCGTCCGGGTCATGGCTTCATCGTCCAGCACCTTGAAAGGGTGGTTGGTGAAGGGGTGCAACGCATCAATGGGAATCTGCTGCACCTGTTCCCGTTGCTCCTCTTGTCGTTTTTCCTCGGTGGAGAACAGGTCATCTAGCCCTTTCAGAGCTAAGTTTCCGCTGTCGATCGGCATCCGCCTGCACCTCCTTTGCAAGAGATTTGTAGGCTTCTGCCACCTTACCCTTGGGGTCGTGCTGGAAAATGCTCTTGCCCACGGCACTGGTTTCAGCCGCTCGGACAGAGCGGGGAATGGTCTGCTCAAACACCTTCAGGTGCTTTCCGTATGCCTGCCGGATCAGATTGCTGATCTGCTTTCCGTAGTTGGTGCGGCTGTCGGTCATGGTCAGCAGAATACCCTCGATTTTCAGTTTCGGATTGATCTGCCGCCGGACTTTCTGCACCGTCTGCAAAAGCTGTTCCAGACCTTTTGCGGAAAGATACTGCGCCTGCACGGGAATCAGGGCAGCGTCTGCCGCCGCCAGTGCATTGATGGTGAGCATCCCCAGCGAGGGCATATAGTCTAGCAGAATAAAATCGTACTCTCGTTTGGCACTGTCCAGCACCTGTTTCAGCATCTTTTCCCGGTTCATGCTGTTCACCAATGCCACTTCCAGCCCTGCCAGTTCGATGTTAGCCGGAATCAGGTCAACGCCCTCTGCATGGTGCAGAACGCCCTCGCCGGGCGGAATGCTCTGGTCGTTCATGGCTTTCTGCATCAGGGTGGAGAGAGTGGAGGGCAGTTCGTCGGGCTGCTGCCAGCCCATGCTGATAGTCAGCGACCCCTGTGGATCAGTATCCACCAACAGGACTTTTTTGCCCTCCATCGCCAGCCCGATGCCCAGATTCTCACAGGTGGTGCTTTTCCCTACACCGCCTTTTTGATTGGTGACTGCGATAATCGTAGCTTTCTTTGCGATAACATCACCCCGCCTTCGGTGAACCACGCGCAAAGTCGTGGTTCGTCTTGTTCTGATAGTAGAGGTTCATGGTGGTGGGCGCATTGTAGAGCATCGCCAGCAGATACTGCTTCATGTTCCGCACCGGGGCGGTATTTTCTGCCAGAGAATCCAGCACAAAACGGATGTGGTCGGCGTTCAGCTTTTTCAGCCGGCTGCGTACCACCTTGGTGGGCTTGTCATCTCCGGCAATCCGCAACATCTTGCGTTTGGTGGAACAGGTGTCCACAAGCAAGTCCATGATTTGATAGATGGTGTCCTCATCGTCCGGGCAGAGCCGGAGCAAGAGGTCCACCTCCAAAGACTGATAAAAATAATCCTCAAGCTGCTCCCGGATGCCCCCGGAATAGATAGGGTCAGGATCGTTCCACTCTGTCTTATTCTTATCAGTCTTATTTGCTTGCGGTTTTGGCTGCACCAGAATTGCGCTTTCGGCAGCGCCTGAATTGCTGTTTGGGCAATTCTGTACTTGCGCTTTTGGCAAGCCGGAGGAAAAGTCCTTGACGTAGATCAGGCTGGGTCTGCCCAGACCACGGCGCTTGCGCTCAATGAGGTCGATGTCCTCCAGTTCCCGGAACAGCTTGACCGCCTTGTGCTCGCCGCAGCAGAGGGATTCCTGCACTTCCCGGACAGTGTAGATGATATACACCCGGCCTTGCTCGTCCAGCCAGCCGTTCTTTGCAGACAGACTCATGCGGTCCAGCAGAATGCCGTACAGCGTCCGGGCATCGGTGGAGAGCTGCCGGAAACGGCAGTCTTGGAACAGTGCTTTGGGGATGCGGAAATAGGAGAACAATTCGCCCGACTGACCATAGAAGTAGTCCAGCGTCATTTGGTGTGACCTCGGATTTTCAACTGTGAGTGCTTATTCATGTGGAAAACCACCTTCTTTCAGAAATGAATGTAAAAACAGGTTGACATTTGCCAGCGAGAACGCTTACAATGGGAGATAGTAAAAGAGTCAACCCAAAACTATGTTGGATAGGAGGACAAACGGTGAAACTGCAAACAATTCGAGTGAAAAATTTCAAAAATTTCACTTCAGCAGCAGATGGTGGCTTTATTGAAATCGCTTTGAATGGTAAATCCACAGTCTTTTATGGCAACAATGGCTCAGGTAAATCGACTCTCCTCAGTGCAGTTTGCTATGCTGCATGGCCTTTTATCAACAGGCTGAACAATGCTCAAGGAACGGGATACCGAACATTAGATAAGGAACAACTGCATATTGGTCAGCGCAGTGGAAGTAGTGCGCGATATGGTACCGGTATTGTGTTACAGCTTGACGGAGAAACATTCGAGATCACAAAAGAAATGGAAAAAACCGCATCTGGTCGAGTGAATGCGGTCAATGCAAGTCAGCAAAGTAAGCAAGCGGTTGATTTAGCACAGTTTTTTAATGAACATTATCTGGCGGACGATGATACAGTTGCCGGAGATGATTGCCCGAAGCAGAATATGCCTGTGTTTCTAAATTACGGAACAAATAGACTTGTTCTGGATGTTCCATTAAGGATACGCAAAAAGCATTCTTTCTCCAAAAGAACAGCATTGGAAAGAGCATTGGAAAACAGGCTTGATTTCCGTACTTTTTTCGAGTGGTTTCGCAATCAGGAAGACTTTGAAAATGAGCAGAAAAGTATAAAACGCGATTGGGATTATCGCGATCCTGCGTTGGAGTGTGTGCGAAAAGCAGCCCTCTCAATGCTGGACGATGCTGAAGAAATCAAAGTGCGTCGGAATCCTCTCCGAATGGTTGTCATACGCAATGATAAAGAATATCGCGTAGACCAACTGTCAGATGGTGAAAAGTGTACGCTAGCCTTGCTGGGAGACATTGCTCGCCGCGTGGCAATGGCGAACCCCTGCCGTGAGAACCCGATGGAGGGAGAGGGCATCGTACTGATTGATGAACTTGATCTGCATATGCACCCTGCGTGGCAGAGGAAAATACTATCAGTGCTTCGGAAACTTTTCCCAAACATTCAGTTTTTGATTACAACGCACTCTCCGCAGATTCTTGGGGAAGTGGATAGAAGCTACAATTTGTTTATGCTTGAGAAAAATGCTGATGGCGAAAGCGAGCTACACGATCGTTATCTATACGGTAAGGATTCTGACAGCATTCTCCGTGCGGATATGAATGTTACTGTTCGCACATCCGAAGCTGAAGAATTGTTTGAAAGGTTTTATCATGCTCTCGACCAAGATGATTATACGGTTGCTGAAACCGTTCTCGACGAGATGAATTCTAAGCTGGGTGATGACCCTGAAATTGTAAAGTGTCGCACACAGTTGGATTTCAGCCGTATGTGAGGAAACATATGATACACATTGTGAAAAAACACGAGCCAAAGGAATTAAAGGAATACCGTGAAAGCGAATCCTGCACTGGTGTACGACCGACTTACGATTCCATGAGTAGCGACCTGCATGAGTATGTTTTGTCAAAGTTGGTGGAAGAACAGGGAGGACTGTGTGCATACTGTATGTGCAGAATTCCCGAAACCGACAAAAAAACAGGGAGTACATTGAAGTGTACGATTGAGCATATTGAACCTCAGAGCCTGACGAGGGGCACTGAAAACTGGAAAAAAGAATTGGAGTACAGTAACTTTCTTGCAGTATGCTCAGGAAATGAAAACAGAGGAGCTTTATGTTGCGATAAATCAAGAGGGAACAAAAAACTTTTTTTGACACCATTAAATCCTGAGTGCAATCATTTGATTCAATACTCTTACAGCGGCAAGATACTGGCTGCCGAAACGATACCTGCTAAAGAGGACCGGGATGAAATCAATCGTGAACTAAATGATATTCTGAATCTGAACGATGGTAAGGACTTGAAAACCAAGAGAAAAAATGCTCTTGATGGTATGCTGTCGGTATTGCAAAAGCAGCATAAAGATCAAGATATTGAAGAGTGCAGAAGAAAGTTAAGAGAGCTGGAAGCACCCAGAGGTCAAAAAGTTGAATACGTCGGGATTTTAATATTTTGGCTAAAGAAACATATTCAACGTCTTGAAAGCAGAGGATAATAGTTGAGATAGATTGGAATCTTGCTGTAAAATCATACATTTTCTAAACGAACAGGACTGCCTCACATACATTGCGTTGTGGAGCAGTCCTGTCTGTTTAGTATGTAATGGTCATTGCACCTTCATGGCATTCCTGCGCATAGGTGCGGAGCAGGTCAAGGTGCTTTGAGGATTTTCGGACAATGCCCGTTGCACGGTCGCCGGACATAAACTCAACGACCGCAAGCCGAGGAATCGTTAATGTGCCACGAATTTTGAATCCAACAAGGATCTTCTGATTGCACCATCGCTGTATGCTTTGTGCAGAGTAGCCCGTCAGTTCCGAAACTACCGGGGTGGTCAACAGATCATCATATCCAGCGGTGAGCTTTTCCCACATGGTATACAGCCCTGTTTTTTCCGGCTCTGTAAAATTGAAGCGGATGATCTCTGCGGCAGGCTTGTCCGGGTGCCGTTTGGAGCAGCCATTCTTTCCGATATAAAAGCCCGTTGGCACTTTATACTTTTCGGGATGATCTTCACGGTCACACAAGTAGGTGATCACATCGTGGGTCGCAATATGGTATTTGCGTGTTTTCTTTCCTG is part of the Faecalibacterium sp. HTF-F genome and harbors:
- a CDS encoding retron system putative HNH endonuclease, translating into MIHIVKKHEPKELKEYRESESCTGVRPTYDSMSSDLHEYVLSKLVEEQGGLCAYCMCRIPETDKKTGSTLKCTIEHIEPQSLTRGTENWKKELEYSNFLAVCSGNENRGALCCDKSRGNKKLFLTPLNPECNHLIQYSYSGKILAAETIPAKEDRDEINRELNDILNLNDGKDLKTKRKNALDGMLSVLQKQHKDQDIEECRRKLRELEAPRGQKVEYVGILIFWLKKHIQRLESRG
- a CDS encoding AAA family ATPase, translating into MKLQTIRVKNFKNFTSAADGGFIEIALNGKSTVFYGNNGSGKSTLLSAVCYAAWPFINRLNNAQGTGYRTLDKEQLHIGQRSGSSARYGTGIVLQLDGETFEITKEMEKTASGRVNAVNASQQSKQAVDLAQFFNEHYLADDDTVAGDDCPKQNMPVFLNYGTNRLVLDVPLRIRKKHSFSKRTALERALENRLDFRTFFEWFRNQEDFENEQKSIKRDWDYRDPALECVRKAALSMLDDAEEIKVRRNPLRMVVIRNDKEYRVDQLSDGEKCTLALLGDIARRVAMANPCRENPMEGEGIVLIDELDLHMHPAWQRKILSVLRKLFPNIQFLITTHSPQILGEVDRSYNLFMLEKNADGESELHDRYLYGKDSDSILRADMNVTVRTSEAEELFERFYHALDQDDYTVAETVLDEMNSKLGDDPEIVKCRTQLDFSRM
- a CDS encoding helix-turn-helix domain-containing protein, yielding MRTLLECYKILEEYPNGMTKDQFYRVARINKQHAKYLLDSGLVPCINTGKKTRKYHIATHDVITYLCDREDHPEKYKVPTGFYIGKNGCSKRHPDKPAAEIIRFNFTEPEKTGLYTMWEKLTAGYDDLLTTPVVSELTGYSAQSIQRWCNQKILVGFKIRGTLTIPRLAVVEFMSGDRATGIVRKSSKHLDLLRTYAQECHEGAMTITY
- a CDS encoding ParB/RepB/Spo0J family partition protein, which encodes MPIDSGNLALKGLDDLFSTEEKRQEEQREQVQQIPIDALHPFTNHPFKVLDDEAMTRTVESIAQYGVLAPLIARPRPDGDGYEIISGHRRQYAAKLAGLETLPVIVRNMDDDAAVLLMVDSNLQRETILPSERAFAYKMKLEALKNQGARSDLTSSQIGTKLRADEKVAQDLGESRNQVQRFIRLTNLIPELLDMVDEKKISFNPAVELSYLDESQQRDFLEAMQDTQNAPSLSQAQQLKKMAQQGEFSYEKAFDVMGQEKKSEKDTVTIKNETLRKYFPRSYTPKQMEEKIIQLLDAWQKKQQRRNER
- a CDS encoding DUF6017 domain-containing protein produces the protein MTLDYFYGQSGELFSYFRIPKALFQDCRFRQLSTDARTLYGILLDRMSLSAKNGWLDEQGRVYIIYTVREVQESLCCGEHKAVKLFRELEDIDLIERKRRGLGRPSLIYVKDFSSGLPKAQVQNCPNSNSGAAESAILVQPKPQANKTDKNKTEWNDPDPIYSGGIREQLEDYFYQSLEVDLLLRLCPDDEDTIYQIMDLLVDTCSTKRKMLRIAGDDKPTKVVRSRLKKLNADHIRFVLDSLAENTAPVRNMKQYLLAMLYNAPTTMNLYYQNKTNHDFARGSPKAG
- a CDS encoding ParA family protein, which translates into the protein MAKKATIIAVTNQKGGVGKSTTCENLGIGLAMEGKKVLLVDTDPQGSLTISMGWQQPDELPSTLSTLMQKAMNDQSIPPGEGVLHHAEGVDLIPANIELAGLEVALVNSMNREKMLKQVLDSAKREYDFILLDYMPSLGMLTINALAAADAALIPVQAQYLSAKGLEQLLQTVQKVRRQINPKLKIEGILLTMTDSRTNYGKQISNLIRQAYGKHLKVFEQTIPRSVRAAETSAVGKSIFQHDPKGKVAEAYKSLAKEVQADADRQRKLSSERAR